The Rhodamnia argentea isolate NSW1041297 chromosome 7, ASM2092103v1, whole genome shotgun sequence genome contains the following window.
aacttttttttttcttgccaattaagtcctaagtATTTAGCATTTATGCCAGTTCGGTCCATCCAACCAActattacaataagtttatgatttttttttataacttatcCTTTAAATATCTCACCGACTTTGATCGTCCCCTCCGTGAGGGCATAAAaggaagggtaaatttattccTAGTCTTGGATAAATGCGGGTCTTAGTTTGGGGCGATTATcacttttaactttttcttgCATTTTGCGCAATTcgtatttttattctttcataGTGTTGAAATTTCtaacaaaacaagtaaatttcGACGTATGATATCGTATTTAATTTCTAATAATCTTTTAGGAGTTATgtgatattattatttttattataagatTTTGAAGGGCCAACCTAGTAGAAGTTTCAGCCAGACAAGCAATTGATGATTTTAAAAGACACACGGTCCCTCAGTTGGGGACATGACAAGATGCAGAGCGTCCTAGACAGTTGTGCAAGAATTTATGAGTTGAGCTCGATGTTAAcagagggaaaaagaaggatTAATGCTGGAATAGTTGTCATATAGTCGGGATAAAGTAAGAATCGGAGCTTTGTATCGTGTTGGTTCTTGTCTAGAATCGGAGCTTAAGCGAATAAATTATGACTCGAttagaatatattaactactccgcatcatatcaatttctcgaaatgaaaatttttctgaCACGATTCACGCATACATTCTAACATATAGAGCAAAGAacataaaattaattttgggaAGGAATCTGAGTCTCCAACCCTTCAAATTTTAGCGTAAGTTGGTCGAAGATTTGCTATTCCCAACCACGTTTTCAAAGCCCCGTGCTGATGGCTCCCCTTTGGCCACCACCACTTAGCGATAATCGCCACGACCATCACCGTCTCGTGCCGGTGCCACCGTCGgcgacatctctctctctcacgagcAGAGCTTAGCGCTATCGACCTCAATCTCATCGCTCGTGCCGCGAAGCAAAGCCTCAACACTAATGACAAAAAACTTACAAAATTTTAACGCACCATGGCGGGTAAACAGTGTTTCAAGAATTGCTATAATTCCAAATTAATCATGGTTATCAAGTGTCTCGGAAGCGCTCATGAACACGGTATTCTTTCGGAAGGAGAGAGGCCATagtttcctcctcttcttcttttgtcggAAGAGGCCATAGTTAAATACCGAAAAAATTAGCAaacaagtcctaaatctattccAATCgagcaaattcagtcctaaatttttttattggccaattgagtcttgaACCCTTTACATTTGTGTAGGTTCAGTTCATTCAGCCAACTTTGACAGGCAGGCGCTGacattgcaatagatttatgacatttttttttgtttgtaatttcCCATTTAAATATTTCACCGACTTTGGTCGTCCCCTTCGTGAGGTCATATcaagaagtgaaaatttattCCTAGTCTTGGTTAAATGCGGGTCCTGGATTTCTCCTCCTTCAATTGAATGGACGCGACAAATCCGGACCAACTTCTGACTAAATGTATTGAAGAGCCTCCTCTTCTGGTGGCCTCAATAAATGACCCCTACGCTCCGGTTCGGGCGTCGGTCTATATAGCGAGCGACCTCCCAACCACGATGCACGGAACCAACATTCTGATTCAGATCCGGCCTTCATTGCTCTCTCTAGCCCGCCAGCTTACCCTGCCTCGGCACGCACGAGAAGTAGGCACAGCGACTCCGTCTCGGGTCCGGCCATGGCTACTATTAAgcttcctctctcctctctctccctcctcctcctcgtgcTTCTCCTCTCAGGTAAAAACGCCGGTTCCCTACTCCCAACCCATCGCATCCCGTGGCGGTGATTACACGGTGTTACCGATCGACCGCCAATACCCACATGCTGAGAATTTCATCGTAATCGGTCGGTTACATCACATGTCGTTGTCACGCGAAGTTATTGGTCTAGGCCTTGATCAAGGGCACAGGTCGGTGTGGTCCAGTGTGCGTCAGGACATAGCAATTGCCACGCTCGTGTAGAATTAATCACATTCCTCTTATCCTCGAGCAAGTATTGCACAGCTCGAGCCAATCTTGGTCATGTATACATCACATTAAATATGGACTAAGTGTCggcaatatttttcttcctgGTCCCCGTAATCCAAGTTCGCTCCCGACGCATCGGTCCTGTTCAGATCGATGGCGAAAACTTGCTCGAAAAGCCTCGTTACCTGAAAGATCAGATGAAAGAACTACAAACGTTGCATGACACTCCTGTTCCGGTAATTTGGTCTTTGTTCCGTCATGTCTTTCTGACTTCCAATTCCTGATTCATCTGTAGCTGCGTGGATGCCGCCCAAGGCGAGCGCTCAACCGAGGACTTGCTCCATCGAGCTGGACCCGACCGGGTGCAATCCCCGGGATTGCGTCGCCAGGTGCGCCAGCCAGTACCGCGGGCTCGGCGAATGCGCTCATCAGGAGTATGTGAGCCACTTCCACTGCGTTTGCCTCTACGCTTGCCTTTGAAATGGCTCCTTCCgtttctccgtctctctctctctgtctctctcgctcCCTCCCCCCTCTCCCCCTAGTCTCCACGAAGCCATCAATCATCGAGAGAGACCGAGGAATCAAATAAACCCATTGGGAATGCGCGTTGGTTTGTTTGTGCTATCGTTCTGACGTGAGGAAATGTCGGTGGTGCTTGGCTTTTAGTTGTTCGGTTCTTACTAATAATATAAGCTCGTGATCGCGTGTTCGATTCACAATATCTCCCGCTCGGGGTTTGTTTTTTTTGAGACTGCTTCTTGCCGTCCTGTGAACTGGAGCGGGTCTTCCGCGATACTAGGGGACGAACCGATACAAGATCAAAGGCCGACGTGCC
Protein-coding sequences here:
- the LOC115737761 gene encoding defensin-like protein 155 — encoded protein: MAGSVHSANFDSERPPNHDARNQHSDSDPAFIALSSPPAYPASARTRSRHSDSVSGPAMATIKLPLSSLSLLLLVLLLSAAWMPPKASAQPRTCSIELDPTGCNPRDCVARCASQYRGLGECAHQEYVSHFHCVCLYACL